TGGGCCGGGCACGTCGAAAGATGCGGCCATGAACCGCAACTTTGCAAACTCCGCTTTTGCCAACTGCCGCCGGTCACGCCGGTCCATGCTGCGGCTGCAGCGACTGTCCGCTTCCACGAACAGCCTGAACCCGGCGGGTTTCCCCGCCGGGCCCGAGGGGGAGACCCCGTTCTTTTCAGAACGGGATCTCGTCGTCGCGGTCGACCAACTCGGGGTTTTCACTCTCGGCCGATTTCGGGCGGCTGAGGAAATCGACCTTCTCGGCGATGATTTCGCAGCCGTAGCGGTCGTTGCCTGCAGCGTCGGTCCATTTCGTGTAGTGGATGCGGCCATGGACCAGGAGCTTCATGCCCTTTTCGCAATGCTCCGCGACCGTCTTGCCGAGGCCATTGAAGCAGGTGATGCGGTGCCATTCCGTGTCCATGACCCGGTAGCCGTTCTCGTCGCGCAACACGCGACCTTCCGAGAGGCGGGGGCGCGAGGTGGCGAGGCTGAAGTTGGTGATGTTGGTGCCACCTTGGGTGGTGCGGGTTTCGGGTTTTTGGCCAATGTTGCCAGCGAGGATGACGATGTTTTGCATGGGTAGCTTCCTTCTGTGTCCTGTCTTCGGGACCGTCCCTTCGACAAGACCCTGAAAAAGCCCGTCGGGTGACGCGTGCACGGTGGACGGAACGGACGCCGGAAACCTCCAGAGGACCGGGGTGGCGCGGGCAGGACGCCACAGGCGGCCAACACGGCCCGGACTGACGCGGGGTTGCGCGCGAGAGCCCGAACGGGATTAGGGGATTGTCAGTCGAAGGGATGGACCAGCAGACAGAGCGACACGGGGGAAGCCCATGCCAGACCCTGTCATCCGGCCAACATGGCCTGTCAGAACCCAAGCCCAGCACTGCACTGGCGGTCGATACCGATCATGCCCAACCGCCCCCCTGCCCCCGCCGTCAGGGAGTTGCGGGTCCCTGCCGATACAGGCTACGTTGCGGGATCATTCAGGACACGGAAAGCATCGCATGGCTGATTTCGATCTCGAGGCGCTGTCGCTCACGGAACTGCGCAAATTGCATAAGGACATCGCCAAGGCGATCACCACCTACGAGGACCGGCAAAAGACAGAAGTCCGCGCCAAGGTGGAAGCCTTCGCCAAAGACCTGGGCTATTCGCTGGCCGAACTCATGGGCGAGGAAGCAACACCCAAGCGCGCGCCCGCCCCGGCGAAATACCGCCACCCTGAGAACCCGGCGCTCACCTGGTCCGGCCGGGGGCGCAAACCGCTGTGGTTTGTGGAGGCGTTGTCATCGGGCAAAGCCGCAGAGGACATGGCCATCGGCTGATGAGTCGCGGCTGTTGCGGTCAGTCCTTTGCGACAGATCGGATTGCCGGCCGCGCCCGCCTTGCAAGAGGGATGCAGACCCGACAGGGCTGAAAGCGGATCGTGATGGCGACCATGTGACAAATGGGTTGGCCTGGCTCAGGATGAGACAGACCAAGCCGTATTGGCACAGGAAGGCAGCAGGGTCAGAGTTCAGGGCGAAGCCTCAGCAGCCCGGCCCCGCTTGCGGGGCTTGCCAATGTCGAAATGAGCCCTTTGAGGTCTTTCGAAGAAAAGGCCGTGATGTTACTTTCGCACTCAATGAAGTATGGGAATTATGCTGTAATTCGCGTCAGGGCTGCTTTGTACGAATTGGGAAAAGTTAATGAGCGACGACAACAATCAAGGTTCACCCGACGATTCAAAGAAAGGAATGGATATTTCGAAGCTAGCTGAACAGCTCCAGCTACCGTCAGGCCGCGCCCTTGGCGATCTAACCAAACAGCTAAACGACCAATTCCGTTCGATCGAAGCTTTGCGCGCGCCCTCACTGCCAACGGCGCTCAGGACTCCACCGCGAAATCCAACCTTCGATACAAATGATCACCTCGAGCGGATCGAGCAGCGCTTTGATAAGATGCTTGATGTTGCCGCAAACGGCGCACAAATAGCCACTGAATTACAGGCGCACGCGGCAGATTTTTTGAAGAAATTTGAAAAAGCGGCATCTGACAATGATAGATCAGCCGAACGCGCTATCCGCCTTGGCGGCTATGCTGTTCTCATCGCGCTG
The nucleotide sequence above comes from Roseinatronobacter monicus. Encoded proteins:
- a CDS encoding single-stranded DNA-binding protein, whose translation is MQNIVILAGNIGQKPETRTTQGGTNITNFSLATSRPRLSEGRVLRDENGYRVMDTEWHRITCFNGLGKTVAEHCEKGMKLLVHGRIHYTKWTDAAGNDRYGCEIIAEKVDFLSRPKSAESENPELVDRDDEIPF
- a CDS encoding H-NS family nucleoid-associated regulatory protein; amino-acid sequence: MADFDLEALSLTELRKLHKDIAKAITTYEDRQKTEVRAKVEAFAKDLGYSLAELMGEEATPKRAPAPAKYRHPENPALTWSGRGRKPLWFVEALSSGKAAEDMAIG